The genomic segment GGCCCGCCGATGAGTTCCTCTCCTTCCGGCTGCTGCTGGATCTCGCGCGGAAGCCGCTGTGGGTGTCCGGCATCGCGCTGGCCGTCCTGGCGTACGGCTGCCAGGGGCTCGCACTGGCGTACGCGCCGCTCACGCTGGTGCAGCCGCTGATCGTGAGCGAACTGCTGTTCGCCATTCCGCTCTCCGCACTGGTGCTCCGGATGCGGCTGCGCCGCCGCGAGTGGTGCGGCGTGCTCGCGGTGAGCACCGGCCTCGTCACCGCGCTCGCCGCCGCGCGTCCCCGGCCGGCGGAGGCGGTGGCCGATCCGGGCGCCTGGCTGGTGATGCTCGCCGGCGTCGGGGCCGCGGCCGCCCTCGCACTGGTTGCCGGGCGCCATGCCGGGGGGACGGCGAAGGCGTCGCTGATCGCGCTCGCGGCCGGGCTGGTGATGGGGACGCAGTCCGTCCTGCTGGCCGCGACCGTCGAGCGGTTCGACGGGGGAGCGGCCGCCGTGTTCACGGCGTGGCAGACGTATCTGCTGGTGGGAGCCAGTATCGGCGGGCTGCTGCTGATCCAGAGCGCCTTCCAGGCCGGGCCGCTGGCCGCCAGCATGCCCGTCATGGACGCCGTCGAGCCCGCCGTCGCCATCGCGGCGGGCGTCACCCTGTTCGGCGAGTCGGTGCGCACCGGCTGGCCAGCGGGCGGGGTGGCGCTCGCCGGGCTGCTGCTGTTGTTCGCCGGCATCGTGCTGCTCGACACCTCTCCCCTGCTGAAGGCGCTGTACCGCCGTGAGACCGCCGACCGCCCACCGGGAGAGGCCGGGCCCGCGGCCGGGGGCGGGAACGGAACAGGCGGGGTGCGCCGCGGCTGACAGCGAGGCGGGCCCGGGGCGCCCCGGGAGCGCCCCGGTCACACGGCGGTACGGGCCGCCGCACCGTGGCGCGGGGAGACCGCGTACCAGTGCGGCAGCAGGTCCTCGCGCAGCACCCGGTCCCAGGAGCGGTGGTGGAGCCGCGCGGTCCCGGCCGCCCGCCGTCCCATCGCGGTGCGCACCTCCGGCCGGTCGGCCAGGCCGGCCAGGGCGCGGGCCCAGCCCGCGGCGTCGTCGTCGGCGACGAGCAGCCCGTCCGCGCCCGGTGCCGCCAGCCACCGCCGGGTACGGGCCCCGGCCGGGAGGACGGCTGGCAGCCCGCAGGCCATCGCCTCGGCGACGACGTTGCCGGCCGTCTCCGACCGGGAGGGGAACGCCAGCACGTCGCAGCCCGCGTACACCTGGGCCAGCCGCTCCTGGGGCACGGTGCCGAGCAGCGTCACACCGGGCCCCAGCAGGGCCCTCACCCGCGGGGAGTCGGCGCCGGTCCCCGCGACGACCAGGTGGACGGGGCGGCCCGTGTCGAGGAGCCGGCGCACCGCCTCGGCGAGCACCATCACCCGCTTGGAGGCATCGACCCGGCCGGCGAACACCACGGCCATGCGGTCGGCGGGCACCCCGTGGGCGCGCGCCAGCCGGCCGCGCGCCCCGGGGTCCGGGCGGAAGCGTTCGTGGTCGATGCCGCGCCCGAACAGGGACACCCGGTCGGGGCCCAGCAGGGCGCCCATCTCGCTCCGCTCCTCGGGCGTGGAGACGAGCACCCGGTCGCAGGCGCGCAGCAGCCGGTCCCGCCGGTGCCGCGCCAGCCCGGCGGCGAGCGCCTCGGGCGACAGGCGTGCGGGGTGCGCCGCGGACGGGGAGAGCGCCGCGAACGGGGCGCGGGCGGGCGCGGCGGGACGGGAGGAGGCGGGCGACCACGGGGCGGGGCTCCGCGCGGGCCCGTGCGCGGCCGGCCGGAGGCCCGCCGCCACGGGCCGCGCGGTGTGCAGGCGGTCGGTGAGCTGGCGTAGATAGGCCGCCGTCAGCGCCGGTACGTCCGTGTGGACGGAGCCGATGAGCCCGTGCGGGCGGCCGGCGGCCGGGTTCCGCCGCGCGTTCCGCCGTTCCCGGTGGGCCATCCGGACCGCCGTCGCGGCGAAGGCGAAGGTGTGGGTGAGGTGCCAGACGTCGTGCCGGGG from the Streptomyces xinghaiensis S187 genome contains:
- a CDS encoding glycosyltransferase, which encodes MCSSSAGSAGPGPRGPSVAVLVELEWNALAGGHLKCWERFAEAAARLGSGAGGSERRGDGAPAGAGVDLTVYVLGGRERVEPLSPRVRFVVLRPVISSAPLAPALGRADASDLAPYHPALARLLPRHDVWHLTHTFAFAATAVRMAHRERRNARRNPAAGRPHGLIGSVHTDVPALTAAYLRQLTDRLHTARPVAAGLRPAAHGPARSPAPWSPASSRPAAPARAPFAALSPSAAHPARLSPEALAAGLARHRRDRLLRACDRVLVSTPEERSEMGALLGPDRVSLFGRGIDHERFRPDPGARGRLARAHGVPADRMAVVFAGRVDASKRVMVLAEAVRRLLDTGRPVHLVVAGTGADSPRVRALLGPGVTLLGTVPQERLAQVYAGCDVLAFPSRSETAGNVVAEAMACGLPAVLPAGARTRRWLAAPGADGLLVADDDAAGWARALAGLADRPEVRTAMGRRAAGTARLHHRSWDRVLREDLLPHWYAVSPRHGAAARTAV
- a CDS encoding DMT family transporter; the protein is MLVAIPAALAAGLCFALAGVLQQRSASARPADEFLSFRLLLDLARKPLWVSGIALAVLAYGCQGLALAYAPLTLVQPLIVSELLFAIPLSALVLRMRLRRREWCGVLAVSTGLVTALAAARPRPAEAVADPGAWLVMLAGVGAAAALALVAGRHAGGTAKASLIALAAGLVMGTQSVLLAATVERFDGGAAAVFTAWQTYLLVGASIGGLLLIQSAFQAGPLAASMPVMDAVEPAVAIAAGVTLFGESVRTGWPAGGVALAGLLLLFAGIVLLDTSPLLKALYRRETADRPPGEAGPAAGGGNGTGGVRRG